A stretch of the Candidatus Methanomethylicota archaeon genome encodes the following:
- a CDS encoding winged helix-turn-helix transcriptional regulator — MRSLIIELLVASTLVGLRGVVEVELENLEGYLSFAIDVLRIRAPLKEEYKSVLNAIIEAGEINLSQLSRKVAMAKSTIHKIVKKMIEEGLVEYEKVGKEYRLKARTIAKLFTKI; from the coding sequence ATGAGAAGCCTGATAATAGAATTGCTTGTAGCATCAACATTGGTGGGTTTAAGGGGGGTTGTGGAAGTTGAATTGGAAAATTTGGAGGGATATTTGAGCTTCGCTATAGACGTCCTAAGGATAAGAGCTCCATTAAAAGAGGAGTATAAGAGCGTTTTAAATGCAATTATAGAAGCTGGAGAAATTAATTTAAGTCAACTATCAAGGAAGGTGGCTATGGCAAAAAGCACAATACACAAAATCGTTAAGAAGATGATTGAAGAGGGATTGGTGGAATATGAGAAAGTGGGGAAGGAATATCGATTAAAAGCAAGAACAATAGCAAAACTATTCACGAAAATATAA